In Manis pentadactyla isolate mManPen7 chromosome 8, mManPen7.hap1, whole genome shotgun sequence, the following are encoded in one genomic region:
- the LOC118934295 gene encoding olfactory receptor 13A1-like — MASGNQTAVTLFILQSFTDDPWLRAALFCLFLALFAVALAGNGLIIAAIRCSPNLHTPMYFFLVNLAMLDMICTLSILPKVLQSLVGESTITFWGCFSQMFFFTWSLSSELLLFTAMAYDRYLAICRPLHYGTLMSGKVCLTLAVFVWSTGTLTAFVLTGLVLRLSFCGPQLIAHFFCEIPPVLLLSCSPTFIIDVITITTDMFLSGMNFLLTMTSYGFIIASILRIRSAEGKRRAFSTCSSHLVVVSVYYSTVLYTYIRPGLGSAGLLDKAVAVLYTIVTPTLNPLIYTLRNKEFKASLRKLLLFFTK, encoded by the coding sequence ATGGCATCTGGGAACCAGACCGCTGTGACCCTCTTCATCCTGCAGAGCTTCACCGACGACCCCTGGCTCCGGGCTGCCCTCTTCTGCCTCTTCTTGGCCCTGTTTGCCGTGGCCCTAGCTGGCAATGGGCTGATTATTGCTGCCATCCGCTGCAGCCCcaacctccacacccccatgtacttcttcctggtcAACCTGGCCATGCTGGACATGATCTGCACCCTGTCCATCCTCCCCAAGGTCCTGCAGAGCCTGGTCGGTGAGAGCACCATCACCTTCTGGGGCTGCTTCAGCCAGATGTTCTTTTTCACCTGGTCGCTGAGCTCAGAGCTGCTTCTCTTCACCGCCATGGCCTACGACCGCTACCTGGCCATCTGCCGCCCTCTGCATTATGGCACCCTGATGAGCGGGAAGGTCTGCCTCACCCTGGCCGTCTTTGTGTGGTCCACAGGGACACTCACTGCCTTCGTGCTCACGGGCCTGGTGCTGCGTCTGTCCTTCTGTGGCCCCCAGCTAATTGCACACTTCTTCTGTGAGATACCACCAGTGctgctgctctcctgcagcccaactttcatcattgatgtaaTTACCATCACCACTGACATGTTCCTCTCCGGGATGAACTTCCTGCTCACCATGACTTCCTATGGCTTCATCATTGCCAGCATCCTGCGTATCCGCTCAGCAGAGGGCAAGCGGagggccttctccacctgctcctcccacctcgtGGTGGTCTCTGTGTACTACTCCACCGTGCTCTACACCTACATCCGCCCGGGCCTGGGGTCTGCTGGGCTCCTGGACAAGGCTGTTGCCGTTCTGTATACCATTGTGACTCCCACTCTCAACCCCCTTATTTACACCCTGAGAAACAAGGAATTCAAAGCATCCCTTAGAAAACTCTTGCTGTTCTTCACCAAGTGA